One Drosophila kikkawai strain 14028-0561.14 chromosome 3L, DkikHiC1v2, whole genome shotgun sequence genomic window carries:
- the LOC108084594 gene encoding uncharacterized protein — MFRFIAVFLALVAMTFAAPSYIEPHYSVVPVASVVPVVKHVPVVHQVPVVKHVPVVSQVSVVKHVPVVHNVPVLKSYAVPSYGHHVYHG, encoded by the exons ATGTTCCGTTTC ATCGCTGTCTTCCTCGCCCTGGTGGCCATGACTTTCGCTGCTCCCAGCTACATTGAGCCCCACTACAGCGTGGTTCCAGTGGCCTCCGTGGTGCCCGTAGTAAAGCATGTTCCGGTGGTGCACCAGGTGCCCGTAGTGAAGCATGTTCCGGTGGTCAGCCAAGTTTCAGTCGTGAAGCATGTGCCCGTGGTCCACAATGTCCCAGTGCTGAAGTCCTACGCTGTGCCCAGCTATGGTCACCACGTCTATCACGGTTAG